A window of the Helianthus annuus cultivar XRQ/B chromosome 4, HanXRQr2.0-SUNRISE, whole genome shotgun sequence genome harbors these coding sequences:
- the LOC110936522 gene encoding chromatin modification-related protein EAF1 B gives MLGCTSRFMLVVNAELDSMRGVGIPSTPSRLQSSDLEKTQAELRQSFTAAEKFRRELEFLQKGGDPLDLKPANAASISFQSTSLKDRHPEQFVTSEAKGSFAITASPHGDSVESSARLGAPSVCEPNSADNLMLLKESGDSAVLELPKKSYKRRIRSRPNRDPVRQASRDFKALAHDANVAVKNSISHLENESDGMPAVQSTLGPANHHGLPAKSDGEEAPLTMASIEPESLKGTDQVRTTDSKGPTNGNTEEIKSLPGPTKVLDSESSCTQTGQRFDDCNGNGLPMKQNLESNNLDAEKNARILNIDPICNEDGPAIKEGEGLKESESVKGVGSDGSTDLKTERKPVGPNSISQDGGANDTPLQESTLTVKDQNTCSPDKLKLATKEHEDSILEEARIIEAKRKRIAELSVRSLPLDRRPKSHWDFVLEEMSWLANDFAQERLWKITAAAQLCRRVSFASRLRLQQQSLLQKRKEVSHDMAEAVMQFWHMIQVKRKGAESNCIEKISAVGIQGYAMRFMEYNNSRAQYDAAQAPVTHDVVSDLAVMDHSWEDNLTEENLFYTVPPGAIEAYRKAIDSHLQQLERTGTSMQEEVDTSCYDAVADHAFREDEGETDTCYLSGGFEGSKSTKNAQKRRKNFKLYGPRSYEMGADMSFMQSAERNVGNQPSVLSGKRSGSSLNVTVPTKRVRTGTASRQRIISSFNAGVSGHIQTLNRTDASSADTNSFHDEQSTFHGGPGPQIPNNMEAESAGDYEKQFKFDSMEVSNRPKKKKKEKHPGSAFEHRWQLDSNFQNDQKDHIRRRLDTHQFDSNGSSVASQMSNMSNPNKFMKLLARDHGRKGKALKTPVGQPGSGSAWSLFEDQALVVLVHDMGPNWELISDAINSTLPFKCIFRKSNECKERHKILMDMNSGDGADSAEDSGSSHTYPSTLPGIPEGSARQLFQRLQGPMEEETLKSHFEKIIKLGQKQHYRRTHNDNHDPRQVQQPHSSHAFALSQVCPNNLNGGPVLTPLELSETISPSPDALPAGYQGPQSGGLPALNHGPVAPMLPGPGSGSGSTSSAPGSSSSVHGSNLPSASAPHNPSVREGRYGIPRTGPLSVDDQQRMQQYNRMLSARNSQQSGLPPGSHSVNDRGVRILPAGSGMGVMCGVNRNMKMARPGFPGVHSQSMLNSGSATPSPSGMHSGPGNSMLRPRDPMHLIRANQNTDQKLSQSGTTQGYPHAISPQQSPHMLNSNSHHFQGPPNHHANPAFAMRLAKERQLQQQRLLQQQQQFSTSSPMMPPHVQPQESQLPAVSSPQNTAAHSSSPPMRNPQTSGNQLVKQQRPRLSQQFSPHQQQQQQAKLMKGGRGNLMIHQNHPTDSSVANGFPGSSASKPSVAHSSLSQSHQQKTFSDSSDNTKNQNHGPPALNQKLVNQKQVTASQKLLLLNRKVNTSDQTNKQAESSPMSNTSSQPSTLLTMPNAPCNDATNNTETTVDNAAAVIVKNPVRVSPPKTSSLGTDSEPFGPPTNQVMIHRQSSSDNLPNPVDVGIQQQQQQQQSPL, from the exons ATGCTTGGATGCACTTCAAGATTTATGCTTGTAGTCAATGCTGAGCTTGATTCCATGAGAGGAGTTGGAATTCCTTCAACACCATCTCGTTTGCAATCATCCGATCTTGAGAAAACTCAAGCAGAACTTAG GCAATCATTCACTGCTGCTGAGAAGTTTAGAAGAGAATTAGAATTTCTACAAAAA GGTGGAGATCCGTTAGACTTAAAACCAGCGAATGCAGCATCAATTAGCTTCCAGTCCACATCGCTAAAAGATCGGCATCCTGAGCAGTTTGTAACAAG TGAAGCAAAAGGTAGTTTTGCAATCACTGCTTCACCACATGGAGACTCTGTTGAAAGTAGTGCTAGATTAGGGGCTCCTTCAGTCTGTGAACCGAACAGTGCAGATAATCTTATGCTGCTGAAAGAATCAGGCGATTCTGCTGTTCTAGAACTGCCTAAAAAGTCATATAAACGCAGAATTAGATCTCGCCCAAATCGCGATCCTGTTCGACAAGCTTCCAGGGACTTTAAAGCTTTAGCACATGATGCTAATGTGGCTGTAAAAAATTCTATCAGTCATTTAGAAAATGAATCAGATGGCATGCCAGCTGTACAATCAACCCTTGGCCCCGCAAATCATCATGGTTTGCCAGCCAAATCTGATGGTGAGGAAGCTCCACTCACTATGGCTTCTATTGAACCTGAATCTTTAAAGGGTACAGATCAGGTTCGTACGACAGATTCGAAGGGTCCCACTAATGGAAATACAGAAGAGATAAAAAGCTTACCTGGCCCCACAAAGGTCTTGGACTCTGAGTCATCATGCACCCAAACCGGTCAACGTTTTGATGACTGTAATGGGAATGGTCTGCCAATGAAACAAAATTTGGAAAGTAATAACTTAGATGCAGAAAAGAATGCTAGGATATTAAATATTGACCCGATTTGCAATGAGGATGGCCCTGCTATTAAGGAAGGGGAAGGTCTTAAAGAATCTGAATCGGTCAAAGGAGTTGGCTCGGATGGCTCCACTGATTTAAAAACCGAAAGAAAACCAGTGGGGCCCAATTCTATTTCTCAAGATGGTGGTGCTAATGACACCCCATTACAGGAGTCTACATTGACTGTTAAGGACCAAAATACATGCTCTCCTGACAAGTTAAAATTGGCAACCAAAGAGCATGAAGACTCAATCTTAGAAGAGGCTCGAATTATAGAG GCAAAACGCAAGAGGATAGCGGAGTTATCTGTTAGAAGTTTGCCTCTGGATAGACGTCCAAAATCACATTGGGATTTCGTTCTTGAGGAAATGTCATGGTTGGCTAATGATTTTGCTCAG GAGCGCCTTTGGAAAATAACCGCAGCCGCGCAACTTTGTAGAAGAGTTTCTTTTGCTTCACGGTTAAGACTCCAACAACAAAGTTTACTGCAGAAGCGAAAGGAAGTCTCTCACGATATGGCAGAAGCTGTCATGCAGTTTTGGCACATGATACAG GTGAAACGTAAGGGAGCAGAGTCAAACTGCATTGAAAAAATATCTGCAGTTGGGATTCAGGGATATGCAATGAGATTCATGGAGTATAATAACTCTCGAGCTCAGTACGATGCAGCTCAGGCACCTGTGACTCATGATGTTGTCTCTGATCTAGCCGTCATGGACCATTCATGGGAGGATAACTTAACAGAA GAGAATCTCTTTTATACAGTGCCACCTGGCGCAATTGAAGCCTACAGGAAAGCTATTGATTCTCACTTGCAACAGCTTGAG AGAACTGGCACTAGCATGCAAGAGGAAGTGGATACATCTTGCTATGATGCTGTTGCAG ATCATGCATTCAGAGAGGATGAAGGAGAAACAGATACCTGTTACTTGTCAGGTGGATTTGAAGGTAGCAAATCTACAAAAAATGCTCAGAAAAGAAGGAAAAACTTCAAACTATACGGCCCAAGATCATATGAAATGGGAGCTGACATGTCATTCATGCAATCTGCTGAAAGAAATGTCGGAAATCAACCATCTGTGCTAAGTGGAAAACGATCTGGAAGTAGTTTAAATGTTACAGTTCCAACAAAACGTGTGCGTACTGGTACTGCTTCAAGACAGAGGATTATAAGTTCGTTTAATGCAGGGGTTTCTGGCCACATACAGACACTGAATAGAACAGATGCTTCAAGTGCTGATACCAATTCCTTTCATGATGAACAAAGTACCTTTCATGGTGGGCCCGGGCCCCAAATACCGAACAATATGGAAGCTGAGTCAGCTGGAGACTATGAAAAGCAATTCAAGTTTGACTCTATGGAAGTTTCGAATAgacctaaaaagaaaaagaaggagaAACATCCT GGATCCGCATTTGAGCACCGTTGGCAACTTGACTCCAATTTTCAGAATGACCAG AAGGATCACATTAGAAGGAGACTGGATACACATCAATTTGACTCTAATGGAAGTAGTG TGGCTTCTCAAATGAGTAATATGTCCAACCCAAATAAGTTCATGAAATTACTGGCGCGTGATCATGGTAGAAAAGGCAAAGCACTTAAG ACCCCTGTTGGGCAACCAGGTTCAGGAAGCGCATGGTCGTTATTTGAAGATCAG GCCCTTGTTGTGCTGGTACATGATATGGGTCCAAACTGGGAGCTTATAAGTGATGCCATTAACAGCACTTTGCCGTTCAAG TGCATCTTTCGAAAGTCTAATGAATGCAAAGAACGCCACAAAATATTAATGGATATGAATAGTGGTGACGGAGCCGATAGTGCCGAGGATTCTGGGTCTTCTCATACTTATCCATCTACGTTACCTGGCATTCCAGAG GGCAGTGCAAGACAGTTATTTCAGCGGTTGCAGGGACCAATGGAAGAGGAAACACTCAAATCTCATTTTGAGAAAATTATTAAGCTCGGTCAAAAACAACATTATAGAAGAACACAT AACGATAATCATGATCCAAGACAAGTGCAGCAGCCTCATAGTTCTCATGCATTTGCTCTCTCTCAAGTCTGCCCAAATAACCTCAACGGTGGACCCGTTCTTAC GCCTCTTGAACTATCTGAGACAATCTCACCCAGCCCAGATGCTCTTCCAGCTGGCTATCAAGGCCCACAAAGTGGTGGGTTACCAGCTTTGAACCATGGCCCTGTAGCACCAATGCTTCCCGGCCCTGGTTCTGGTTCTGGCTCCACCTCATCAGCACCTGGTTCATCCAGTTCGGTTCATGGCAGTAACCTTCCTTCTGCATCTGCTCCACATAATCCATCTGTTAG GGAGGGACGATACGGGATCCCTAGAACAGGGCCGTTATCAGTAGATGACCAGCAAAGAATGCAGCAATATAATCGAATGCTATCTGCAAGGAACTCCCAGCAGTCCGGTTTGCCACCTGGGTCCCATTCGGTAAATGATCGTGGGGTCCGCATATTACCTGCTGGAAGTGGTATGGGTGTTATGTGTGGAGTTAATAGAAACATGAAGATGGCTAGACCAGGCTTTCCTGGGGTTCATTCACAATCTATGTTGAATTCTGGTTCAGCAACACCAAGTCCTTCCGGTATGCACTCTGGGCCCGGAAACTCGATGTTGAGGCCGCGTGATCCTATGCATCTGATCCGG GCTAACCAGAACACAGACCAGAAATTATCACAAAGTGGGACCACTCAAGGATACCCACACGCGATTTCTCCACAACAATCACCACATATGCTTAACAGTAACTCTCATCATTTTCAAGGGCCTCCAAATCATCATGCGAATCCGGCTTTTGCAATGAGACTAGCTAAAGAGAGACAACTTCAGCAACAACGTTTACTGCAACAGCAGCAGCAGTTTTCTACATCCAGTCCCATGATGCCGCCACATGTACAACCACAAGAGTCTCAACTTCCTGCCGTTTCATCTCCACAAAATACTGCTGCACATTCTTCCTCTCCACCAATGAGGAACCCTCAAACGAGTGGCAACCAATTAGTGAAGCAGCAGAGACCACGTCTGTCTCAGCAGTTTTCGccacatcagcagcagcagcagcaggctAAGCTTATGAAAGGTGGAAGGGGAAATTTAATGATTCATCAGAATCATCCCACTGATTCTTCGGTTGCgaatggttttcctggttcatcTGCTAGCAAGCCGTCTGTAGCACATTCCTCTTTAAGTCAATCACACCAGCAGAAGACATTTTCTGATTCATCTGATAATACTAAGAATCAAAATCATGGTCCTCCAGCACTAAACCAGAAGTTGGTCAATCAAAAACAAGTAACAGCTTCTCAAAAACTGTTACTGCTTAACCGGAAAGTCAACACCTCTGACCAGACCAACAAGCAAGCTGAATCGTCACCTATGTCTAACACCTCATCTCAGCCAAGTACACTTCTCACAATGCCTAATGCACCTTGTaatgatgcaacaaataataccGAAACCACTGTAGATAATGCAGCTGCAGTTATAGTTAAGAACCCTGTGCGGGTGTCTCCACCTAAAACAAGCAGTTTAGGGACAGATAGTGAACCGTTTGGACCACCCACGAACCAGGTTATGATTCATAGGCAGTCTTCATCAGACAATTTGCCTAATCCTGTTGATGTCGGTatacagcagcagcagcagcagcaacaatcACCTTTATAA
- the LOC110936524 gene encoding vegetative cell wall protein gp1: MASTTPSPPPISPHQQPENDNHQPPITSPPHQPSVPSPLEYLDHHQFTTSISPSSPPQPPENSPHHQQPPPPEHLQGHQEPPLPSLPIEYLDHHHHQFTNSISPSSPPENSPDRHHPPPSEHVEGHQEPPRPPSPPPPEHVEDHLEPPLQFDHQQPSPPPPSSSLLPPSPPPTETEQPPENFSPNHEHKQQPSPLPSPLTPPTETPDYHTTNPNPTSDHESPLSKQPPSSTPDDPIQSPNFHENPNPDLDHESPSSPANIETNPSPSPKPNQSPKNPSPSPPLTTGSPITTVTPPLGVPLIHVAASSSPINNIKPQISPWTHQETANLIQAYQEKWYSLKKGPLKAGQWEEVAITVAARCGYDEPTKTSKQCRHKLEKLRKRYRAERGKPRSKATAWNFFKLMENLEKGPLPISSSSQSMALVEYQKPSSSNGKKRKNVEDDDDEEENDDGEYRVNKRSSRTKNQNHSHHVPNGYLTRNLRFTEGGSRIVRGLRTPVVHKHKAFYQENADEEEEEENGGEEEEEEGVAAQLAVEIKGFAEKFVKMENKKIEMIRDVERYRLEMEKKRMEMIIESQQMLVETVNKAFSSTYKLSAAN, encoded by the coding sequence ATGGCTTCAACCACCCCATCTCCACCCCCAATTTCACCACATCAACAACCAGAAAACGACAACCACCAACCACCGATCACCTCTCCACCGCATCAGCCCTCCGTTCCCTCACCACTTGAATACCTAGACCACCACCAATTCACAACCTCAATTTCACCCTCTTCGCCGCCACAACCACCGGAAAACTCACCCCACCACCAACAACCACCTCCGCCGGAACACCTTCAAGGCCACCAGGAACCTCCGCTTCCGTCCTTACCAATTGAATACctagaccaccaccaccaccaattcACAAACTCGATATCACCTTCTTCGCCGCCGGAAAACTCTCCCGACCGCCATCATCCTCCTCCGTCGGAACACGTTGAAGGCCACCAGGAACCTCCACGTCCGCCGTCACCTCCACCGCCGGAACACGTTGAAGACCACCTGGAACCTCCGCTTCAATTCGACCATCAACAACCTTCGCCACCGCCACCGTCTTCCTCTCTCCTACCGCCATCACCGCCACCGACAGAAACCGAACAACCACCGGAAAACTTTAGCCCTAACCATGAACATAAGCAACAGCCATCACCGTTACCGTCACCGTTAACACCACCGACGGAAACTCCTGATTATCATACAACAAACCCTAACCCTACGTCAGATCACGAATCTCCTCTTTCAAAGCAACCGCCATCATCAACACCTGACGATCCTATCCAAAGCCCTAATTTTCATGAAAACCCTAACCCTGATTTAGATCATGAATCTCCATCTTCACCTGCAAATATCGAAACAAACCCTAGCCCTAGCCCTAAACCAAATCAATCACCCAAAAACCCCTCTCCGTCACCACCGTTAACAACCGGATCACCCATCACCACCGTAACACCACCATTAGGAGTACCACTTATCCACGTGGCAGCCAGTTCTTCAccaattaataatattaaaccACAAATCTCACCATGGACTCACCAGGAAACTGCAAACTTGATTCAAGCTTATCAAGAAAAATGGTACTCTTTGAAAAAAGGACCTTTGAAGGCTGGACAGTGGGAGGAAGTAGCCATCACGGTGGCTGCGCGTTGCGGGTATGATGAGCCTACGAAGACGTCGAAACAATGTCGTCACAAGCTTGAAAAGCTGCGTAAACGTTACCGTGCGGAGCGGGGTAAACCTCGGTCCAAAGCGACTGCTTGGAATTTTTTTAAACTTATGGAGAATTTGGAGAAAGGGCCGTTGCCGATTTCGTCATCTTCGCAGTCTATGGCATTGGTGGAGTACCAAAAACCGAGTAGTTCAAATGGGAAAAAGCGGAAAAATGTTGAAGACGACGACGACGAGGAGGAGAACGATGATGGTGAATATCGCGTTAACAAGAGAAGCAGCAGGACTAAGAATCAGAACCATAGTCATCATGTCCCGAACGGGTATTTAACTAGAAATCTGCGATTTACTGAAGGTGGAAGCAGGATTGTTCGGGGGTTGAGGACTCCGGTGGTTCACAAACATAAGGCGTTTTATCAGGAGAATGCggatgaggaggaggaggaggagaatggcggcgaagaagaagaagaagaaggggtGGCAGCGCAATTGGCGGTGGAAATAAAGGGTTTTGCCGAGAAGTTTGTAAAGATGGAGAATAAGAAGATTGAGATGATAAGAGATGTAGAGAGGTACAGATTGGAAATGGAGAAGAAGAGAATGGAAATGATAATTGAATCACAGCAGATGCTTGTAGAGACAGTGAACAAAGCTTTCAGTAGCACTTATAAGCTTTCTGCAGCAAATTGA